Genomic window (Kangiella profundi):
AACGTGAGAAGCAGCAGGAGAAAGAGGCTAAGCAAAAGCTAAAACAGGCTAAAAAATCAACAGGTAAGCAACTCTCTGATTCCAGCGTTAGTGTTGAACCCACTGCCGCTGGAGAAGACGCTAACCAGTCTGAAGACACAGCTGAAGGCGAAAGCCAGGTTGAAAGCCCTCAAAGGATGTATGTTATTGATTTTGATGGTGATATACATGCTACAGGTGTCGACTCATTGCGCGAAGAGGTAACCGCTATATTGGCTACTGCAAACAAAGGCGATGAGGTTATGGTTCGTCTGGAAAGCCCAGGTGGATTAGTGCATAGCTATGGCTTGGCGGCATCTCAATTAAAACGTATTCGTGATGCAGGCCTTAAACTGACTATTTCTGTGGATCAGGTTGCTGCCAGTGGTGGCTACATGATGGCTTGTGTTGCGGATGAGTTAGTCGCAGCCCCATTCGCAGTAGTTGGCTCAATTGGTGTTGTTGCGGAAATTCCAAACTTTAATCGCTTATTGCAAAAAGCCAATATTGACTATGAGCAACATACTGCCGGTCAATACAAACGCACCCTGACCATGTTCGGTCAGAACACGACTGTTGCGCGCGAGAAGTTTAAGCAGGAGCTTGAGGACACGCATCAGCTCTTCAAAACCTTTATCCATGAGAATCGACCTAATCTTGACTTGGATAAGGTCGCTACCGGTGAACACTGGTATGGTCGCCAGGCGCTAGAGCTGGGTCTGGTAGATAAGATTTTGACTAGCGATGACGTTATTCTGGATGCTCTAAACTCTAAGGATGTGTATTCGATTAAGTACGAAATTCGTAAGCCATTGACTGAACGCTTGTCAGTGAACCTCTATCAGGCAATGGACAAGTTTGTGTTGCGTTGGATTCAGCGCTCTTCACAGACCAATATCTTTAAGTAAATTTTAAAATCTTATGGATTTTGAATTCTGGGATAACTGCTGGAATCGAGAGTCTCAGCCTTTTCATTTGGCTGAGGCGCACACCTTTCTTGTGAAATATGTTCAAGAGCTGTTTTCAACTGAACATAAAGTCTTTGTACCCTTATCCGGCAAATCACTGGATTTGCTTTTTCTTGCAGAGAAAGGGTTCTATCCGGTAGGAGTTGAGTTTAATCCTAAGGCCGTTCATAAATTTATTGATGAAAATAAATTACAATTTGAGTCGAAAGAGCTGGTAGCAGAAAGTGGTAACCAACTTATTTGCTACCAGAATGACTCAATGGCTGTTTGGCTGGCGGATTTCTTTGATATCACAAGTGAGCATGTCGGTAAGTTCAAACAGGTCTATGACCGTGCAGCTTTTATAGCACTGCCTGAGTCGATGCGTAAAGATTACGCCAGGCACTTGAAGTCACTTCTTGATGAAAACGCAACCATACTTCTAGTTACCATGGATTATGTACCTGATGAAATGTCAGGCCCTCCGTTCCACATCACTTTAGACGAAATCAAGCAGCAGTTTCCTGAAGGACAGGTTGAGGAATTGTGCCGTTGCAGTCTGCTTGATACTCATCCACGCTGGAAAGAACTTGAGTTAAGTCGTTTAGATGAAGTCCTCTACAAAATTACGTTTTAATTATGAATAAACAAACTACTCCTTATGGTCTTTGGCAATCGCCAATTTCTCCAGAAATGCTGGCCAGTAAATCAACTCGCTATGGTCAGATGCAGTTAATTGAAGATACCATTTACTGGCTGGAATCACGTCCGCACGAACAAGGCCGTGGCGTCATAGTACGCTCTCAAAATGGTAAGAGAGAGGATGTAACGCCAAAAGGTTTTAATGTGCGTACGCGCGTCCACGAATATGCTGGTGGTGATTTTTGGGGTAGAGGTGAGTATTTACTATTTGCAGATGACTCTAATCAACAGCTGTGCCTGCAAAACCTGAGCACCAACAGCGTTGAGTTTATTACCCCTGAGCCGCCTGTAAAACGTAGCTTGCGATACTGTGATGGCGAAGTAGCGCCTAACATGACTTATACCGTTTGTGTGCATGAGAGGCATGAGGCGGATGACGTTATCAATGAGCTGATAGTGGTTTCGCTTTCTGCGCCATTTACCAAGCAGGTTATAGTGCAGGGCGCTGATTTTTATTCCAATCCACGAATCAGTCCCGATGGCAAACAGTTATGCTGGATCAGCTGGAATCACCCAAACATGCCGTGGGATGAAACTGAGCTGTGGCTGGCCGATATTTCTGCATCTGGCGAGATTACTAATCTGCGCAAAGTAGCTGGAGGTGACAATGTTTCCGTTTATCATCCTTTCTGGTCAGTAGACAACCAGCTGTACTACGTCGCTGATCCAGATGGCTGGTGGCATATCTACCGTTTAGGTTCTGAGCAGCCGGTGCATGACAAACTGGATATTGAGTTTGGCCTACCACAGTGGGTTTTTGGTTGTCGAACTGTCCAATGGCTGGATGATAAGAATCTGGTTGCCATCGGCACCAGGCAGGGGCAACAGGCGCTTTATCACATCAGTCTTGAAACAGGCGCTGTCGAACTATTTAGCAACAACTGGACAGCCTTTAATGGGCAGATGGTAACTGGTGAGAATGAGCTGTATTTTATGGCAGCCAATCCGAAGACTGGCGAAGCAGTTTATCAGGTTAATCTGCAAAACAAACAAACTCGTCAGTTAACGGAAAGTGATAAAGATCAGCTGGAAGATTATATTTCTATACCCCAGCATATTGAATTTCCAACCTCAGGCAATCAAAAAGCCTATGGCTACTTTTACCCGCCCAAGAACCCAGAGTTTGAAGGGCCAATAGATGAAAAACCGCCATTAATTGTCCTGAGCCACGGTGGGCCAACGGGCATGACGGATAATGGCTTAAATCTGACCATCCAGTATTGGACCAGTCGTGGCTTTGCGGTTGCGGATGTGAATTATCGCGGTAGTACGGGTTATGGTCGTGCCTATCGTGATAGCCTGAAAGGTCAATGGGGCATCCTCGATGTTGACGACTGCATTGCCATGGGGCAATACCTTGCGCAAGAAGGCTTGGTGGATGGTACCAGAATGGCCATCAGAGGCGGCTCTGCTGGCGGCTACACAACTTTATGTGCGCTAACCTTCCATGATGTCTTTAAAGCTGGTATGAGCCGTTACGGCGTTGCTGAGTTGGTTTCTTTGTCTCAAGATAGCCATAAGTTTGAAATACGCTATTTGGACTCTGTCGTAGGACCTTATCCTGAGCGTGCAGATTTGTATCATGAGCGCTCACCGGTGAACCATACAGAATTGCTTTCATGTCCGATTTTGATATTGCAAGGGTTGGAGGATAAGGTGGTTCCGCCCAATCAAGCTGAAGCTATGGTTGAGGCACTTAAGGAAAAGGGGCTACCTTATGAATACATCACTTTCGAAGGGGAAGGGCATGGCTTCCGGAAACCGGAAACTATTATTAAAGCATTTACCGCTGAGCTGGAGTTTTATCAGAAGCATTTACTCTAGCATTAATTATAGAGCCTCGCACGTTTCGACTGAGTTACGTGTGGGACTCTGGTCAATCTCCAAATCCTCAAACATAGTAAAATAACCTTCCTTTGGGTCCAGTAGTAAATCCACGCTTAACTCAAACTTGGTCGGAGAATTATCAGAGTAGACTGTTCTAATAGTCAGTTCAAAAGTTCCTTCGCGGTCCTTGTTTTGTAATATCGGATGTTGCTGCATGGCCCTAAATTTTTCGACGCCTTCGGCATCTAGCTGATACCAGCCAATATGTTCAAAACTGTTGTCCCTGAACCAGTGCTCAACGGTTCGTATATCTTCTTTAGTTAGTATCAATGACAGACAGTCATCGATGTATGCCTCGGAACCTTTATAGCTGTAACTTAACTGGTTAGCCGCCAGGACATTAACTTTAGTGTTGCTTCGGATTTTTACTCGAATGTCTTCTGGATTGAGTTTGATGAAGTCTTCTTCATCAAAACCCGACATCTTCATCATGGTTGATACAGGTATGTTTGAGCAGGCCTGCAGGAGAAACAAAGCGATTAAAATAGTGCCAATAGCCTTAATCATTTTGTGCTTCTGTAAGATTAAGTTCATGCTGATCGAATAACGTAAAGTATCCGTCTTCAGGATCCAAAAGTAGATCGATGCTCATCATAAATCGTTCGGGAGCATTTCCAGTTAATTTAAATGTTACAGAAAATTTGAAGTCGCCTTCCTTTTTTCTCATTGCTAACAAGGGATCTTTTTGTAGCTCCTTAAATAGTTTTGTTCCTTCATCATCCAGCTTATACCAACTGCTATGTTGATAGCTATCATCAGCGAACCAATGCTCAATAGCTTCTACATCTTCTTTAATTAACTCCATCGAGAAACTTTGATCAATTGCACCTTCAGGCCCTCTATATTGATAACGTAAGACGTTGTTCGTGAGCACATTTTCCTGGGTGTTATTTCGTACCTTAACGCGAATATCTTCAGCCTTAAGGTTAACAAAGTCTGTTTCATCAAAACTGGACATCTTAAGCATGGTGGATAATGGTATGCTGGAACAGCCTTGCAAAAGAATGAGTAAAGCTAAAGTTTGGATTATGGTGGTAAATGATTTCTTCATTATTATTCCTTGTGATGATGCTAGTAATATATCCTGATAAAAAAAGAGGTGGCCTGAGCCACCTCTGAATTATAAATATTGTTGATGAATTATCAATGAGCCGTCAATTAATCATCAAACTCGCTGTGAACTTTAGGATGATTATAAACATCCTTATCCAGTTCATTCTCACTTTTGGCTACAATCACACTGACTGCAGCATCACCAGTAATATTAACTGCGGTACGGGTCATATCCAGCAATCGGTCAATACCTAAAATCATGCCAATCGCTTCGACTGGTAAGTTAACTTGTGTAAGCACACCTGAAAGCATAATAAGGCCTACACTAGGCACGCCCGCAGTGCCGATTGAAGCAAGCGTTGCTGTTAGAACTACCGTCAATAACTGCGCCATACTTAAATCAACACTATAAGCTTGAGCAATAAACAGTGTTGCAACACCTTGCATGATGGCAGTGCCATCCATGTTAATAGTTGCACCTAGTGGTAGGGTAAATGAATAGGTATTGCGGTGAACACCCAAGTTTTTTTCAACGCAACGCATGGTTACTGGCAAAGTGGCGTTACTACTGGAAGTACCAAATGCTGTAAGCATGGCTGGCCACATCCCTTTGAAGAAATTAATAGGGTTAAGGCGTGCCAGGAAAGTAATTAAAGCACCGTAAGTTATTAAAGCATGAAGAATTAATCCACCTACCACTAGAGCAAAGTATGCACCAAGAGAGCCTGCAATTTTATCGAATGGAAATTCAGCAAAAGTTTTAGCAATCAGGAAGAAGACACCATAAGGCGCAAATCGCATAATGATGTTGACCAGCTCCATGACCACTTTGTTGACGTCATTAAACCAGTTACCAATTCGTTTCCCTTTTTCACCAGCCATGGTGATGGCAAGGCCAACCAAGATTGCAAATACAATGATTTGTAACATCTTTTCGCTAACCATTGCTGTAAATGGATTGGTGGGAATAATATCAATCAATACTTGAGTTAACGGTGGCTTATCGCTCGCATCAAAATTTGCGTCACCAATATCCATACCTACACCGGGCTTGAATACCGAAGCAAGTGACAAAGCACCGATTAATGCAATTGATGTTGTTAGTAGGTAAAGACCTATCGACTTTAAGCTTAATTTTCCCAGTTTAGATGGATCTGCAAGAGAGCTGACACCGCATACCAGGGACACCAGCACTAGCGGAACCATTAGCATTTTCAATGCATTGATGAACCAGCTTCCGCCAACTTCAAAAATGCCATTAACGAAATAGGTATAGGCCCAGCTATCATCTTGAATCGCTGAACAAGCCTCTTTTGAAATACCCTTTGCGCATTGATAGTCGCCAAATTGCAGGAAAAGTACGCCAACCAACGCACCTGCGACCATATAGATCAGAATTTTTAAACTGAGATTCATATTATTAGCCCCATTTTGGAATAGTGGAACTCTAAGCGATTGGCAGCAAAACTGCAAATATGCAATCTTTTCAAATTGAGGGTTGACGGTTATTGATTACAGGTGTAATCTTTGCTTTAGATTACATTTGTAATCATAACTAACAGAAACTGATATGAGTCAAAGTATGTCAATCAGAGTGAGTGAAGCAGAAAAGAATGTAATGGATATTCTGTGGCAGGAATCTCCATTAACCAGCACTGAGGTCGTGGAACGTCTCCAAACTCAGGACTGGAGTGAAAAGACGGTAAAAACCTTTCTTAATCGTTTGGTGAAGAAAGGGGTTGTGACTTTTCAGAAAGATGGTCGTCGCTATTTGTACTCTCCCGCCATAGAGCGCGATGAGTTCCTGGCCGACGAGAGCGAAAGTTTTCTGGATAAAGTCTTTAAAGGAAATATCAAAGAGTTGCTTGCCACCTTTGTGGACAATAAGCAGTTGTCGAAGGATGAGCTAGATTATTTAAAAGGCTTGTTGGCCGACAAGGAGAGCAAGGATGTTGAGTGATCTAAAAATGAACGGCTGGCTGGATGCTTTCTGGCATTTTAACCTTGATTTAAGTGTTATAGTCCTGACCGTACTTATTGTTCGTTTTTTTATCAGAAAAACCACCAAAAGTTATAACTCTTACCTACTTTGGCTAGCCATACCTCTTGGCTTTGTGGTTGCCAAAATTATTGCATCCATTGATTTTAGTAGTGCTAACTCTGATTACATCGGTCAGGCGGTATCTGTCATGATAGCCAAGCCTGTAGAGACACTGCAGAACTACCAGTGGCTTGGAGCGCTCTGGTTAACAGGTACAACCCTGTTACTGTTGAGACTGATTATTCAGCATGTTGAACTCAGAAAAGACTTAAAAAAAATTGAAAGACCAATCAATGAATTGCCTGGTTTTAATTTAATCAGAAAGAGTCGATATCAGGTTATTGCCGTTGACTATAAAGAAATGTCACCGGCGGTGTATGGCTTTATCAAACCTACCATTTATTTCCCAATTCACGTAGCAAAACAGCTATCAGTTCAGCAAATACAGCTCATTATCGAGCACGAAGAACAGCATATAAAACAGAAGCATTTATGGTTAAACCTTTTATGGGATGTCTTAGTCTGCATTGGTTGGTTTAATCCGCTCATTTATATTGCTCGAAAGAATTTTAGACATGACCAGGAGTTATTCTGTGATTATTTGGTGCTTAATAAAGGTAACCACAATCGCACGAAAGATTATGGTCATGCGCTTTTATCAACAGTTTCTGCCACTCACTCTGTAAGTCTACTTTGCTCATGGAAGGTTTTTAACCAACTTGAGGAAAGAATCATGAATATCACAGAACCACTAAATAAAACTGGCAAGATAGTTATGACATTGGGTGCCGCCTTTGTCCTTAGCTGTTGCGCCGTTTATGCAGCCAATAAGGAGCCGAAAGAAGAACGTGTTATTACCACTGAAAACATAGTCATTGATGATGAAGGAAACAAGAAAGTTGTTCTTGAGTTCAGTGAAGGCGACGGAATTACCTATCTACAGGAAAATGACAACTACTATATTGTAGAAGATGGCAACAAACGTCCGATGACGGATAAGGAACGCAAAGAGTTTGAGCAAAAGCATGAAGAGGCTCAAAAGCGTATATACATGACGGAGCAAGAGTTAATGCTTGTCGAGGAAGAACTGGAGAATGCTCATAGAGTATTGGTGTTGCATGAAGATGATCTTCAGGAAGTTGAGATTGAAATAGAAAATGCGCACAAAGCGCTCGCAGAAGCCCAGCGTGAAATTGAGATAGATTATCAAAATGGAAACATCTCCAAAGAGGAAATGGAACAAGCTAGAGAAGCCATCCTGAAAGCCAAAGAAGAAATGTCTAGCGGCAAGATGAAACAGCGAATCCGTGTCGATATGGAGCGAGCTAGAGCCGATTTGGAAAAGGCGCGTGCTGATGTTGAGAAGCAAAGATATTTAAGGGAAGTTGACATTCGCAAAATAAGATCTGGCGATGCTTCCGGAACCAAATCTGTGGAGGCTACCATTAATGAGAATGGAGTTATTTATAAAAAAGTAAATGGTGCCTATACCATCGAGGAAAATAGTCAAACACGTTCGATGACCAATGGTGAAATCGTTGAGTTTGAAAAGCGTCTTCAAAATATTCCAGAACCTCCAATGATGCGAGATCCTTCATCACCTTCAGCACCACCAACACCTGAGAGTCCAGCAGAAGCCCAAAACATCATTTACGAAAAGAGCGAAATTAGGGTAACGGATCCAGTGAATGTTAATGAGAAAGCTATCCCAACATTTACTAAGCCACCAGAGTATCCAAAATACGCTGCAGAAAATGGAATTGCTGGCCATGTAATGTTTAAGTTTGATGTGGATACGGATGGCAAACCATATAATATTCGTGCTACTGAATCAGAGCCTGAGGGCGTGTTTGATGAGGTCGCTATGAATGCCATTGAGCAATGGAAGTTTGAGAAGAATAAGCAAGCTAAAGATATTAGCTATATGCTTGAGTTCCAGCTTGAATAAGCCAGGGTAACTAAAGCCACATTAAAGCCCGCAGTTGCGGGCTTTATACAAATGGAAGTGAAGTAATATGAGTTTTAAAGTTATATTTGTACTATTTATTGGAATGCTTCTTACTCTGACATCTTGCTCAAACTACATAAGTGTTTACGAATACAAAACCGAGCATAGAACAATAGATAGCTTAAACTTCAGTAAAGATTACTTGGATAGCATAAATCAACAAGAAGAAGCTGAGAGAGTTTTATATTGTAATCCATCATCCTTATTCCATTGTTTAGTTGCATCAGGCAATGGCATCAACTTCTCTGTACCTAAAATATATAACGAGCAAGATCGATGGTTATTCTATGGTGGTACATATGCTTATGCCAAGATTGATAACCGTTTTGTTCAAAGGTTTCCAGAAAGTTTTATTGATGATAAGTATCGCTACATATTAGAGCTTGATTCTGAGTTTGATACTGTAGAGCGTATTTATGCAATTGATAGTAAGAGATTTGAGCTACTGGCAGTAGTATTTGTTTATCAAAATACTAGATATCACTTTTATGGGTTATCTGCTGAGAAGGGACTGACTTACGCAGTGGGGCAAAACACAAATTTCGTAGAGTTAAATCAAGAACCAGTAATGTTAGAACGATAAAAAAGCCCGCATGTGCGGGCTTTTTTTACGGTTAATTAAACCTGTTGGAAAGGATAAACCGAACCCAGATTTAAGATTTTAGTTAATTCATCAAGTGCCATGCGCGACTCATTGAGAAGACTTGGGTCGGCTAGATCATCTTCAGTCAGTGTATCTCTGTAATGTTTTTCAACCCAGGCATTTAGAGTAGCAAACAGGTCATCGTTCATGATGACATTTTGGTTCATGGCACTGACTTCTGTTTCATTGAGGACAATGCGCTGGCGTAAGCAAGCTGGACCACCGCCATTCTGCATGGATTGTTTTACATCAAAGATTTTCACTTCTTTAATCGGCGTGTCCTGTTCAACCAGCCAGTCCAGATATTCTTTTACAGCAGGTACTGACTCACACTCTCCCGGTGCAATAATTGCCATATTGCCATCAGGAAGCGTTACCAGCTGACTGTTAAACAGGTATGACTTAACTGCATCTTCTACTGATACATCATTGGCGCCCACTTCAACCACATGGAATTCTTCGCCATCAAACGCTCGCTCAAGATCTGTGTAAACCTGCATTTGATTAAGGAAGGCTTTTTGGTGCGCGAATAACACATTGCCATTGCCTACAGAAATTACGTCATTATGGAACACGCCTTTATCAATGACGTTTGGACTCTGTTGCGCGAAAACCACATTATCGCTGTCCAGCATATGCAGGCGAGCAACAGCTTGCGATGCTTCAAAAGTCTGGCGAGCCGGGAATTTATGTGGCGCTGGTTTACTGGCATCAAAAGCGTACTTGCCGTAAACGAAGAAATGTAAGCCTTTCTTGCCGTAGCCTTTTTCGCTGTTCACATCGACGAAACGAGTATGGTTAGCCGCGCCCTCATCCCCGAAATGATCGCCCATTGGTAGAGCAGGGTGGTGAACAAAGTGATTCTCATC
Coding sequences:
- a CDS encoding TonB family protein, which encodes MLSDLKMNGWLDAFWHFNLDLSVIVLTVLIVRFFIRKTTKSYNSYLLWLAIPLGFVVAKIIASIDFSSANSDYIGQAVSVMIAKPVETLQNYQWLGALWLTGTTLLLLRLIIQHVELRKDLKKIERPINELPGFNLIRKSRYQVIAVDYKEMSPAVYGFIKPTIYFPIHVAKQLSVQQIQLIIEHEEQHIKQKHLWLNLLWDVLVCIGWFNPLIYIARKNFRHDQELFCDYLVLNKGNHNRTKDYGHALLSTVSATHSVSLLCSWKVFNQLEERIMNITEPLNKTGKIVMTLGAAFVLSCCAVYAANKEPKEERVITTENIVIDDEGNKKVVLEFSEGDGITYLQENDNYYIVEDGNKRPMTDKERKEFEQKHEEAQKRIYMTEQELMLVEEELENAHRVLVLHEDDLQEVEIEIENAHKALAEAQREIEIDYQNGNISKEEMEQAREAILKAKEEMSSGKMKQRIRVDMERARADLEKARADVEKQRYLREVDIRKIRSGDASGTKSVEATINENGVIYKKVNGAYTIEENSQTRSMTNGEIVEFEKRLQNIPEPPMMRDPSSPSAPPTPESPAEAQNIIYEKSEIRVTDPVNVNEKAIPTFTKPPEYPKYAAENGIAGHVMFKFDVDTDGKPYNIRATESEPEGVFDEVAMNAIEQWKFEKNKQAKDISYMLEFQLE
- a CDS encoding S9 family peptidase, with product MNKQTTPYGLWQSPISPEMLASKSTRYGQMQLIEDTIYWLESRPHEQGRGVIVRSQNGKREDVTPKGFNVRTRVHEYAGGDFWGRGEYLLFADDSNQQLCLQNLSTNSVEFITPEPPVKRSLRYCDGEVAPNMTYTVCVHERHEADDVINELIVVSLSAPFTKQVIVQGADFYSNPRISPDGKQLCWISWNHPNMPWDETELWLADISASGEITNLRKVAGGDNVSVYHPFWSVDNQLYYVADPDGWWHIYRLGSEQPVHDKLDIEFGLPQWVFGCRTVQWLDDKNLVAIGTRQGQQALYHISLETGAVELFSNNWTAFNGQMVTGENELYFMAANPKTGEAVYQVNLQNKQTRQLTESDKDQLEDYISIPQHIEFPTSGNQKAYGYFYPPKNPEFEGPIDEKPPLIVLSHGGPTGMTDNGLNLTIQYWTSRGFAVADVNYRGSTGYGRAYRDSLKGQWGILDVDDCIAMGQYLAQEGLVDGTRMAIRGGSAGGYTTLCALTFHDVFKAGMSRYGVAELVSLSQDSHKFEIRYLDSVVGPYPERADLYHERSPVNHTELLSCPILILQGLEDKVVPPNQAEAMVEALKEKGLPYEYITFEGEGHGFRKPETIIKAFTAELEFYQKHLL
- the tmpT gene encoding thiopurine S-methyltransferase gives rise to the protein MDFEFWDNCWNRESQPFHLAEAHTFLVKYVQELFSTEHKVFVPLSGKSLDLLFLAEKGFYPVGVEFNPKAVHKFIDENKLQFESKELVAESGNQLICYQNDSMAVWLADFFDITSEHVGKFKQVYDRAAFIALPESMRKDYARHLKSLLDENATILLVTMDYVPDEMSGPPFHITLDEIKQQFPEGQVEELCRCSLLDTHPRWKELELSRLDEVLYKITF
- a CDS encoding dicarboxylate/amino acid:cation symporter; translated protein: MNLSLKILIYMVAGALVGVLFLQFGDYQCAKGISKEACSAIQDDSWAYTYFVNGIFEVGGSWFINALKMLMVPLVLVSLVCGVSSLADPSKLGKLSLKSIGLYLLTTSIALIGALSLASVFKPGVGMDIGDANFDASDKPPLTQVLIDIIPTNPFTAMVSEKMLQIIVFAILVGLAITMAGEKGKRIGNWFNDVNKVVMELVNIIMRFAPYGVFFLIAKTFAEFPFDKIAGSLGAYFALVVGGLILHALITYGALITFLARLNPINFFKGMWPAMLTAFGTSSSNATLPVTMRCVEKNLGVHRNTYSFTLPLGATINMDGTAIMQGVATLFIAQAYSVDLSMAQLLTVVLTATLASIGTAGVPSVGLIMLSGVLTQVNLPVEAIGMILGIDRLLDMTRTAVNITGDAAVSVIVAKSENELDKDVYNHPKVHSEFDD
- a CDS encoding BlaI/MecI/CopY family transcriptional regulator, with amino-acid sequence MSQSMSIRVSEAEKNVMDILWQESPLTSTEVVERLQTQDWSEKTVKTFLNRLVKKGVVTFQKDGRRYLYSPAIERDEFLADESESFLDKVFKGNIKELLATFVDNKQLSKDELDYLKGLLADKESKDVE
- the sohB gene encoding protease SohB — encoded protein: MEFLSEYGLFLLKTATIAVVIIIIISLLISAGQRQRSSSKGDIKVVNLGEAIKDNSQSIKNEILTNAEYKQLVKEEKEREKQQEKEAKQKLKQAKKSTGKQLSDSSVSVEPTAAGEDANQSEDTAEGESQVESPQRMYVIDFDGDIHATGVDSLREEVTAILATANKGDEVMVRLESPGGLVHSYGLAASQLKRIRDAGLKLTISVDQVAASGGYMMACVADELVAAPFAVVGSIGVVAEIPNFNRLLQKANIDYEQHTAGQYKRTLTMFGQNTTVAREKFKQELEDTHQLFKTFIHENRPNLDLDKVATGEHWYGRQALELGLVDKILTSDDVILDALNSKDVYSIKYEIRKPLTERLSVNLYQAMDKFVLRWIQRSSQTNIFK
- the astB gene encoding N-succinylarginine dihydrolase — its product is MSSNKNMAYEFNFDGLVGPTHNYAGLSLGNVASTSNANLVARPKEAAKQGLQKMKALHDLGLKQGVIAPMERPDVATLRRLGFTGTDAQVIIKAAKQAPKVLAACSSASSMWTANACTMAPSSDTADEKVHFTPANLANKFHRSIEHETTGRILQAMFKDENHFVHHPALPMGDHFGDEGAANHTRFVDVNSEKGYGKKGLHFFVYGKYAFDASKPAPHKFPARQTFEASQAVARLHMLDSDNVVFAQQSPNVIDKGVFHNDVISVGNGNVLFAHQKAFLNQMQVYTDLERAFDGEEFHVVEVGANDVSVEDAVKSYLFNSQLVTLPDGNMAIIAPGECESVPAVKEYLDWLVEQDTPIKEVKIFDVKQSMQNGGGPACLRQRIVLNETEVSAMNQNVIMNDDLFATLNAWVEKHYRDTLTEDDLADPSLLNESRMALDELTKILNLGSVYPFQQV